From the Desulfosarcina sp. BuS5 genome, one window contains:
- a CDS encoding WcaF family extracellular polysaccharide biosynthesis acetyltransferase — protein sequence MRLDLFDNTDVFTRGRPAWVEMVWLVVQAFFVNSWIPGSLHRIFFLRIFGAKIGKGVVIKPGVRVKFPWRLAIGDYSWIGEDVWIDNLAQVNIGNHCCISQDVYICTGNHDWENERFSLISSPVTVKDKVWLCAKSVVGPGIMVNEGAVLGLSSLAVNDLNPWSVYKGVPAKLSSKRNKQA from the coding sequence TTGAGACTCGATTTGTTTGACAATACAGACGTTTTTACAAGGGGCAGGCCCGCCTGGGTAGAGATGGTATGGCTGGTGGTGCAGGCCTTTTTTGTAAATTCATGGATTCCGGGTTCTCTTCATAGAATCTTTTTTTTGCGTATTTTTGGAGCCAAAATAGGAAAAGGGGTAGTTATCAAACCCGGAGTCAGGGTGAAATTTCCCTGGCGTCTTGCGATAGGAGATTATTCCTGGATTGGAGAAGATGTTTGGATAGATAATCTGGCCCAGGTAAATATAGGCAATCACTGTTGCATTTCTCAGGATGTTTATATTTGTACCGGCAACCATGATTGGGAAAATGAGAGATTCAGCCTTATATCAAGCCCTGTTACAGTGAAGGATAAGGTCTGGCTCTGCGCTAAATCTGTAGTAGGGCCAGGCATTATGGTGAATGAGGGCGCTGTGCTGGGACTTTCAAGCCTTGCAGTTAATGACCTTAATCCATGGTCTGTTTATAAAGGGGTCCCCGCAAAATTGTCCAGTAAAAGAAACAAACAGGCTTGA
- a CDS encoding ATP-binding protein encodes MDILSFNEYLDLSRGCKLPVQPLEEILNRGSEISLDLALSQSNIYSDFKDYLKYGAYPFFMEDKDEFKNKLFNALQKIINEDIPSCHKIDYLQTRIFKKLIAKLIESRVPYKVNVSKLSLELGITHPTLSIYLDMLKDSKIFQPIKKYSTRISRKPAKLLFDNTNILHAYADEFGMDVEVGTIRETFFASCFSDIYYSDIGDFRVKDTFFEIGGRDKTFKQIKDVQKSYLVIDIDYTTDVRKIPLWLFGMIA; translated from the coding sequence ATGGATATATTGAGTTTTAATGAATATCTTGATCTCAGCAGAGGCTGCAAATTGCCTGTTCAGCCTCTGGAAGAGATCTTAAACCGGGGCTCGGAAATCAGCCTTGATCTGGCATTGTCACAGTCCAACATTTACAGTGATTTTAAAGATTATCTGAAATATGGGGCATATCCATTTTTTATGGAGGATAAGGATGAATTCAAAAACAAGCTTTTTAATGCCCTGCAGAAGATCATTAATGAAGATATTCCGTCCTGCCATAAAATAGATTATCTTCAGACCCGTATATTCAAAAAACTCATTGCGAAATTAATCGAATCAAGGGTGCCCTATAAAGTCAATGTGTCAAAATTATCTCTGGAACTTGGTATCACCCATCCCACGTTGAGTATTTACCTGGACATGCTCAAAGATTCGAAAATTTTTCAACCCATAAAAAAATATTCGACCCGGATATCCAGAAAACCGGCAAAACTGCTCTTTGATAATACCAATATTCTCCATGCCTATGCCGACGAATTCGGCATGGATGTGGAGGTCGGAACGATCAGAGAGACTTTTTTTGCAAGTTGCTTTTCCGATATTTACTATTCAGATATCGGGGATTTCAGGGTAAAGGATACTTTTTTTGAAATCGGCGGAAGAGATAAAACCTTTAAACAAATCAAAGATGTACAAAAGAGCTATTTGGTCATTGATATTGACTACACTACAGATGTTCGCAAAATACCCCTCTGGCTTTTTGGCATGATAGCGTAG
- a CDS encoding glycosyltransferase: MPNKPKKIILFVGKLGGGGAERRIVYLANYFHAKGYNVIIALSRITGNYLDDLNPDVKVVCQSMNIKMGPLTPIILTLHTLWLLFKERPDVLFSTLFHNNKILLPISFIIKKAGTKLFVGVVNNPEKKFKVQLKAKIFIAKWYPKADLVITNSNGIKRSMMNYFKISSSKICVINNGIDIDAIHKKMLQNAAIPKIPSTHGRLVYVGRLSPQKGLNDLLLTLKYLNAIKPCSLLIIGEGSELSMLHDLTDKLGLQDAIHFLGQVKNPYPYIYSSEILILSSHYEGFPNVILEAMICGVPVISTDAPYGPNEIIKDGWNGFLTRVGDWQQMADKILQVLGDDNIRQSFICNGEKRIVKHFNLEKMCERYEKAFFSWKENTDEK; this comes from the coding sequence ATGCCGAATAAACCTAAAAAAATAATTCTCTTCGTAGGAAAACTGGGAGGAGGAGGAGCTGAAAGGCGGATTGTTTATCTCGCCAATTATTTTCATGCAAAAGGATATAATGTTATCATCGCTCTTTCCAGAATCACAGGCAATTATCTGGATGACTTAAATCCTGATGTCAAGGTTGTTTGCCAGTCCATGAATATTAAAATGGGGCCGCTCACTCCGATAATTTTAACATTGCATACACTTTGGCTTTTATTTAAAGAAAGACCGGATGTACTTTTTTCTACTTTATTTCATAATAATAAAATATTACTTCCTATTTCCTTTATTATAAAAAAAGCAGGAACAAAGTTATTTGTTGGAGTAGTTAACAATCCTGAAAAAAAATTTAAAGTACAGCTTAAAGCCAAAATTTTTATTGCGAAATGGTACCCCAAGGCAGATCTGGTAATCACAAATTCGAATGGGATTAAAAGATCTATGATGAATTATTTTAAAATATCATCGTCTAAAATTTGTGTAATTAATAATGGCATTGATATTGATGCCATTCATAAGAAGATGCTACAAAATGCGGCAATTCCCAAAATCCCATCAACACATGGGCGGCTGGTTTATGTCGGGCGATTATCACCGCAAAAGGGATTGAATGATCTCTTACTGACATTAAAATATCTCAATGCTATCAAGCCATGTTCTTTGTTGATTATTGGCGAAGGAAGCGAGTTGTCTATGCTGCATGATTTAACTGATAAACTTGGGTTGCAGGATGCCATTCACTTTTTGGGCCAGGTAAAAAATCCTTATCCCTATATATACTCATCTGAAATTTTGATTTTATCATCACACTATGAAGGATTCCCTAATGTTATTCTGGAGGCAATGATTTGCGGAGTACCCGTAATATCAACAGATGCACCTTATGGACCTAATGAAATCATCAAGGACGGCTGGAATGGTTTTTTAACGCGGGTTGGAGATTGGCAACAAATGGCTGACAAAATTTTGCAGGTACTTGGAGATGATAATATCAGGCAATCTTTTATCTGCAATGGGGAAAAAAGAATTGTAAAGCATTTTAATCTCGAAAAAATGTGCGAACGGTATGAAAAAGCTTTTTTTAGCTGGAAGGAAAATACAGATGAAAAATAG
- a CDS encoding MraY family glycosyltransferase — MVLTPGFFKRQTLDAKNHFPDMKKTDIIFYLAALVSGGAGAWVMAIYGNKIGFSDNPGERSSHKNVTPKGGGIGILAAFLFFSVVFNIVWTFWVPALIISLVSFWGDRSDIRPVFRLIVQFSAAIMLVSGIWGSDQNPIHAYLLLLFCAIFIAGTANCYNFMDGINGIAGITGLAGFGLLSFYAFRIGANPDYIKLSLCMAFGCLGFLPFNIPNARVFMGDVGSVLLGFVFSGLMVVFCRNWLDFFVMTAFLLPFYADGLTTMAIRFVDGENLSKPHRRHLYQILANEGGMRHWKVSAGYGFIQLFIGISIISLCNKYGPAVILLLVLYFALFAYFSCFIRRKMVHLISWPGFKSDQR; from the coding sequence TTGGTTCTGACTCCTGGATTCTTTAAAAGGCAAACCCTGGATGCAAAAAATCATTTTCCTGATATGAAAAAAACAGATATTATTTTTTACCTTGCGGCTCTTGTCTCAGGGGGAGCAGGCGCTTGGGTAATGGCGATTTATGGCAACAAAATCGGGTTTTCCGATAATCCTGGTGAGCGGAGTTCACATAAAAATGTAACACCTAAAGGCGGCGGAATAGGTATTCTGGCCGCTTTTTTATTTTTTTCGGTCGTATTCAATATTGTGTGGACTTTCTGGGTGCCGGCGCTGATTATTTCATTGGTCAGTTTTTGGGGGGACAGATCCGATATCCGGCCGGTATTCAGATTGATCGTTCAGTTTTCAGCAGCCATTATGCTTGTATCCGGAATATGGGGAAGCGATCAAAACCCGATACATGCTTATTTATTACTTTTATTCTGTGCCATATTTATTGCGGGAACTGCCAATTGTTACAATTTCATGGATGGGATTAACGGAATCGCGGGAATTACAGGCCTGGCCGGATTCGGGTTGTTATCATTTTATGCTTTCAGGATTGGAGCAAATCCTGATTATATCAAACTCTCTCTTTGCATGGCTTTTGGCTGCCTTGGATTCCTGCCTTTTAATATACCGAATGCCAGGGTATTCATGGGAGATGTTGGGAGTGTTCTGCTTGGTTTTGTGTTTTCGGGATTGATGGTCGTATTTTGCAGGAATTGGCTTGATTTTTTTGTGATGACTGCATTTCTTTTACCGTTTTATGCCGACGGTCTTACTACCATGGCAATAAGGTTTGTCGATGGTGAAAATCTCAGCAAGCCCCATCGCCGCCACCTTTACCAGATTCTGGCCAATGAAGGCGGCATGCGGCATTGGAAGGTGTCTGCCGGATACGGATTTATTCAGCTTTTTATTGGAATTTCCATAATTTCACTCTGCAATAAATATGGTCCGGCTGTAATATTGCTGCTTGTTCTTTATTTTGCCCTTTTTGCATATTTTTCTTGTTTCATTCGAAGAAAAATGGTGCATTTAATTTCATGGCCAGGCTTTAAATCAGATCAAAGATAA
- a CDS encoding glycosyltransferase, translating to MKNRILHFIYTLQGGGAEKQLKYLLNTMDTDRFLNAVCCGNTEGTDDLATGVEIFEIPGKFRFDLRWRRIFKCIKSWRPDIIHNWLPNGLWPSLIPSWFSGTPCYVASYRNYYKINRLQDAIETAGFCLSNRIVSNSGSMGFPYKNIFALKKGVVIPNGVDLAHIGCLESFDISRLGIDNQKPVILYAGRLVEHKNIQVLLNAVSLLKDEGIAITLLLCGTGNYSNNLQQISHKLGIKNQVLFAGYRDDVLRIMKSCDMLLLPSFYEGMPNVVFEAMATGIPVIASDIKAHNKWITHKKTGLLFCPNDHQDLADNIKQILNEPETTKKKRLAAARSIVNKLSLIKMAGAYEAFYKDCLKTAH from the coding sequence ATGAAAAATAGGATCCTCCATTTCATCTATACCCTTCAGGGCGGCGGGGCCGAGAAGCAGTTAAAATACCTTCTTAATACAATGGATACTGATCGGTTTCTTAATGCAGTCTGCTGCGGCAACACTGAAGGAACGGATGACCTTGCTACTGGTGTTGAAATCTTCGAGATTCCAGGAAAATTCCGCTTTGACCTTAGATGGAGACGGATATTTAAATGCATTAAATCGTGGCGGCCTGATATTATTCATAACTGGCTGCCTAATGGGTTATGGCCGAGTTTGATACCGTCCTGGTTTTCCGGCACTCCCTGCTATGTTGCGTCATATAGAAATTATTATAAGATTAATCGGTTGCAGGATGCCATTGAAACTGCAGGGTTCTGTTTAAGTAATAGAATCGTGTCTAATTCCGGCTCTATGGGATTTCCATACAAGAACATTTTTGCTTTAAAAAAAGGGGTTGTTATACCTAACGGTGTCGATCTGGCTCATATTGGCTGCCTGGAATCATTCGATATTTCCAGGCTCGGAATTGATAATCAAAAACCGGTGATCCTTTATGCAGGAAGACTTGTAGAACATAAAAATATTCAGGTACTGCTAAATGCTGTTTCTTTATTAAAAGATGAAGGGATTGCTATAACGCTTTTGCTTTGCGGAACAGGAAATTATTCAAATAATCTGCAACAAATATCTCATAAACTTGGCATAAAAAATCAGGTTCTCTTTGCTGGATATCGTGATGATGTGTTAAGGATTATGAAAAGTTGCGATATGCTGTTACTGCCCTCTTTTTATGAGGGAATGCCTAACGTTGTTTTTGAAGCAATGGCGACAGGTATTCCTGTGATTGCAAGTGACATCAAAGCGCATAATAAGTGGATAACACATAAAAAAACCGGACTTCTTTTTTGTCCGAATGACCACCAGGATCTTGCTGATAATATTAAACAAATTTTAAACGAGCCTGAAACAACAAAAAAGAAGCGTCTTGCCGCCGCTCGCAGCATCGTAAACAAATTGAGCCTTATTAAAATGGCAGGGGCTTATGAAGCTTTTTATAAAGATTGTTTAAAAACGGCTCATTAA
- a CDS encoding glycosyltransferase: MKIIHVVASLDPAQGGPARSMPSLAAAQAKLGHDVTLFYNAAPGRMEDIKVATASIPHFDLVNTVTCPQPDGLEKLTGNRAGRIFKTILDKNAVIHIHGLWLPILQKAASLSIKQGAKYIIAPRGMLNPWSLNQKSWKKRLALHLVWRRILNHAFFLHVLNADEKKFITSLNLNCPMEIIPNGIFPEELNNLPPENRFYNFFPRIKNRPYILFLGRLHEMKGLDYLAEAFNEFVKKNNDVDLVVAGPDEGARDNFEKQIDHYGIKKRVHLVGPLYGVKKYAAFVDAKCFCQPSREEGFSMASAEAMGCGLPVVISKNCHFPEVAEAGAGEVVDLDAKAISRALHRVLGNEDERVKMGEVAQKLVLSRFTWPNIAKGTIAAYKRGSANK; the protein is encoded by the coding sequence ATGAAAATAATTCACGTTGTTGCTTCACTGGATCCCGCACAGGGCGGCCCTGCCAGGAGCATGCCCAGTCTTGCCGCGGCCCAGGCAAAACTTGGGCATGATGTAACTCTATTTTATAATGCAGCGCCTGGTCGCATGGAGGATATTAAAGTTGCGACCGCCTCAATTCCTCATTTTGACCTTGTCAACACTGTAACCTGCCCTCAGCCTGACGGCCTGGAAAAATTGACTGGAAACAGAGCCGGACGCATATTTAAAACCATCCTGGATAAAAATGCTGTTATCCATATCCATGGCTTATGGCTTCCGATTTTACAAAAAGCCGCATCACTTTCAATAAAGCAGGGAGCTAAATATATCATTGCTCCAAGGGGCATGCTGAATCCCTGGAGTTTGAATCAAAAAAGCTGGAAAAAAAGATTGGCATTGCATTTAGTCTGGAGGCGTATTTTAAATCATGCCTTTTTTCTGCATGTGCTGAATGCTGATGAGAAAAAATTTATCACGTCTCTTAACCTTAACTGTCCTATGGAAATAATTCCAAACGGAATTTTTCCGGAAGAATTAAATAATCTTCCTCCTGAAAACAGATTCTACAATTTTTTTCCAAGGATAAAGAATAGGCCTTATATCCTTTTTTTGGGCAGGCTGCATGAAATGAAAGGCCTTGATTATCTTGCGGAAGCATTTAACGAATTTGTTAAAAAGAATAATGATGTAGATCTGGTGGTCGCCGGCCCCGATGAAGGCGCAAGGGATAATTTTGAGAAACAGATTGATCATTATGGCATAAAAAAAAGAGTACATCTGGTGGGGCCTCTTTATGGAGTAAAAAAATATGCGGCTTTTGTTGATGCAAAATGTTTTTGCCAGCCAAGCCGGGAGGAGGGTTTCAGCATGGCCTCAGCGGAAGCAATGGGATGCGGTCTGCCGGTTGTTATTTCAAAAAATTGCCATTTCCCCGAAGTTGCAGAGGCTGGAGCGGGGGAGGTTGTCGATCTTGATGCAAAAGCAATCAGCAGGGCTTTGCACAGGGTTTTGGGCAATGAAGATGAAAGAGTGAAAATGGGTGAAGTAGCACAAAAGTTGGTTCTTTCTCGTTTTACCTGGCCGAATATAGCCAAAGGGACTATTGCTGCCTATAAACGTGGATCTGCGAATAAATAG
- a CDS encoding ATP-binding protein: MQKLPIGISTFKEIRKKYGYYVDKTLLLKKLVDNGKYYFMARPRRFGKSLFIDTLKQAFLAEKKYFKGLFLEQNWDWAQKYPVIHISFGAGVIQSARHLNEVINYNMDKHYAVYKITNRYKSPDIKFHELIKILHEKYQQQVVILIDEYDKPILDNITETGIALEIREGLKNLYSVIKDCDEFLKFVFFTGVSKFSKVSLFSGLNNLTDITLDHRYATLCGYTHPELIHTFKDRLDGVDQDKIKLWYDGYSFLGETVYNPYDILLYLDSGVYKNYWFETATPSFLIKLIRERKYFVPRIEDIKATETLLSSFDVDVIELETLLFQTGYLTITGRRQVGAREIYELGYPNLEVKMSLTDYILHYLLKETSNKEDNKIAIYEALVEADFDKLQTVFHSLFASIPYNWYVNNDLDKYEGYYASIFYCYFAALGIDVKPEDPTNHGRIDLTIKLDRHIYLIEFKVIELDQNKNKALAQIKTKKYFEKYQALLHSDDYKIFLVGVDFSRNEKNIVGFEWERLKNSFSALLNKNGF; encoded by the coding sequence ATGCAGAAATTACCCATTGGGATATCCACATTCAAAGAGATTCGGAAAAAGTATGGATATTATGTCGATAAAACTTTGCTTTTAAAAAAACTGGTTGATAATGGAAAATATTATTTTATGGCGCGCCCGCGGCGGTTTGGCAAGAGTTTGTTTATTGATACGCTGAAGCAGGCTTTTTTAGCCGAAAAAAAATATTTCAAGGGTTTGTTTTTAGAGCAAAACTGGGATTGGGCACAGAAATATCCGGTTATTCATATCAGTTTTGGGGCGGGTGTGATTCAATCCGCCCGGCACTTGAATGAAGTGATAAACTATAACATGGATAAACACTATGCTGTTTATAAAATAACCAACCGATATAAATCGCCTGACATAAAATTTCATGAATTAATTAAAATTCTGCATGAGAAATACCAGCAGCAGGTCGTTATCCTGATAGATGAGTATGATAAACCGATTCTTGACAATATTACTGAAACAGGTATTGCCCTGGAGATCAGGGAAGGTCTGAAAAATTTATACTCGGTTATAAAAGATTGTGATGAATTCCTGAAATTTGTTTTTTTTACCGGCGTAAGCAAGTTTTCAAAGGTGAGTCTTTTCAGCGGTCTTAATAACTTGACCGATATTACCCTGGATCACCGGTATGCCACCCTGTGCGGTTATACCCATCCTGAGCTGATTCATACTTTTAAAGATCGGCTGGACGGGGTCGATCAGGACAAGATAAAGCTTTGGTATGATGGTTACAGTTTTTTGGGAGAGACTGTTTATAATCCTTATGATATTCTTCTTTACCTGGATTCCGGGGTTTATAAAAATTACTGGTTTGAAACAGCAACGCCTTCATTTCTGATTAAGCTGATCCGGGAGAGAAAATATTTTGTGCCCAGGATAGAAGATATAAAAGCTACTGAAACTCTTTTAAGCAGTTTTGATGTTGATGTTATTGAGCTGGAAACACTTTTGTTTCAGACCGGTTATTTAACTATTACAGGCAGAAGGCAGGTTGGTGCGAGGGAAATATATGAACTGGGCTATCCCAACCTGGAAGTAAAAATGAGTTTAACCGATTATATTTTGCATTACCTGCTAAAAGAAACCTCAAATAAAGAAGATAACAAAATAGCCATATATGAAGCTTTGGTGGAAGCTGATTTTGACAAGCTGCAAACTGTTTTTCATTCCCTGTTCGCTTCAATTCCTTATAACTGGTATGTTAATAATGATCTTGATAAATACGAAGGCTATTATGCCTCTATCTTTTATTGCTATTTTGCGGCCTTGGGGATTGACGTAAAACCTGAAGATCCCACCAATCATGGCCGAATTGATTTAACTATTAAATTAGACAGGCATATTTATCTGATTGAATTCAAAGTGATTGAATTGGATCAAAACAAAAATAAGGCCCTGGCACAGATTAAAACAAAAAAGTATTTTGAAAAATATCAGGCATTGCTCCATTCTGATGACTATAAAATATTCCTGGTCGGCGTTGACTTCAGCAGAAATGAAAAAAATATTGTTGGTTTTGAGTGGGAACGGCTGAAAAACTCTTTTTCAGCCTTGTTAAATAAGAATGGGTTTTAA
- a CDS encoding AAA family ATPase, whose translation MKFPYGISDFQKLVTKGYFYCDRTDKIPLLEKSDFQLFIRPRRFGKSLVLSMLENYYDVAKKDEFEKIFGGLKIGKNPTDLRNSYFILRFDFSCVDPTGSSEDVKKTCRCL comes from the coding sequence ATGAAATTTCCATACGGTATCAGTGATTTTCAAAAGCTTGTTACAAAGGGTTATTTTTACTGTGACAGAACAGACAAAATACCCTTGCTTGAAAAATCGGATTTCCAGTTGTTCATCCGTCCCAGGCGTTTTGGCAAGAGCCTTGTTCTTTCCATGCTGGAGAACTACTATGATGTGGCGAAAAAGGATGAGTTTGAAAAAATTTTTGGGGGATTGAAGATTGGGAAGAATCCAACTGATCTGCGTAATTCATATTTTATTTTAAGATTCGATTTTTCATGTGTTGATCCCACAGGCAGCTCTGAAGATGTCAAAAAGACATGCCGTTGTTTATGA
- a CDS encoding glycosyltransferase family 2 protein produces MKISVITVCRNAEATISDTLFSVQEQSYNNIEHILIDGASSDGTADIIRKHERRLAYWVSEPDQGIYDAMNKGIQQATGDLVGFLNADDIFANNMVLEWIAKAFSERDISACYGDLIYVDHTDLSRVVRYYRSKYFTPARIACGVMPAHPTLYLKNDIFKKFGLFKTDYRIAADFEFIARIFGKQMIKFHYIPRVLVKMRMGGISTRSIKSNFILNQEIFRACCENNIPTSLFKVYSKYFRKIFELVQR; encoded by the coding sequence ATGAAAATATCAGTAATCACTGTTTGCCGTAATGCTGAGGCCACAATCTCGGACACGTTATTTTCCGTGCAGGAACAGTCTTATAACAATATTGAACATATTCTGATTGACGGAGCTTCTTCTGATGGAACTGCAGATATAATTCGCAAGCATGAAAGACGGCTGGCTTACTGGGTCTCCGAGCCGGATCAAGGAATCTATGATGCCATGAACAAAGGAATTCAGCAGGCTACAGGTGATCTGGTCGGGTTTTTGAATGCCGATGATATATTTGCAAATAATATGGTGTTGGAATGGATTGCCAAAGCTTTCTCGGAGAGAGATATAAGCGCTTGTTATGGTGACCTTATTTATGTTGACCATACAGACTTAAGCCGGGTAGTGCGCTATTACAGGAGCAAATATTTTACTCCCGCAAGGATTGCATGCGGAGTCATGCCTGCCCATCCGACTCTTTATCTAAAAAATGATATTTTTAAAAAATTTGGTCTTTTTAAAACAGATTACCGTATTGCGGCGGATTTTGAATTTATTGCCAGGATATTCGGCAAGCAGATGATTAAGTTTCACTATATCCCCAGAGTGTTGGTAAAAATGAGAATGGGCGGGATAAGCACCAGGAGTATAAAAAGTAATTTTATTCTAAATCAAGAGATATTTAGAGCCTGTTGTGAAAATAATATCCCGACAAGCTTGTTCAAGGTTTATTCAAAGTATTTTAGAAAGATTTTTGAGTTGGTACAGAGGTGA
- a CDS encoding UDP-glucose 4-epimerase family protein, with product MNILVTGANGFIGQALCARLCADARHVRGAVRSPQKAETLPKKVSPVIVKSIGPQTDWSEALTGIDTVVHLAARAHVLKDAAADPLTAFREVNLKGTARLAGMAAQSGVRRFIYMSSVKACGENRGLPYSEDDQPEPQDPYGISKWEAEQALHEISEKTGMEVVVIRPPLVYGPGIKANFLSLFKIIERGIPLPLAGVENRRSLIYLENLVDAVLKCILHPKASGKTYFVSDGVDLSTPELIRKIAAAMGKPARLFYSPSFLLKAAGMFSGKSGQVDRLTGSLTVDSDKIQRALGWKANYTIDQGLSETAKWYLKIKDA from the coding sequence ATGAACATACTTGTAACCGGCGCTAATGGTTTTATAGGACAGGCATTGTGCGCAAGATTATGCGCCGATGCCCGGCACGTGCGAGGCGCTGTCAGATCGCCGCAAAAAGCGGAAACCCTTCCAAAAAAAGTATCTCCGGTTATAGTAAAATCAATCGGGCCTCAAACCGACTGGTCTGAAGCCCTGACCGGCATCGACACGGTGGTTCATCTTGCTGCGCGGGCGCATGTGCTGAAAGATGCGGCCGCAGATCCTCTTACAGCATTTCGGGAGGTAAACCTTAAAGGCACGGCGCGTCTTGCCGGGATGGCGGCGCAGTCCGGTGTAAGGCGCTTTATTTATATGAGTTCAGTCAAGGCCTGCGGTGAAAACAGGGGATTGCCATATTCCGAAGATGATCAGCCTGAGCCTCAAGATCCATATGGTATCAGCAAATGGGAAGCAGAGCAGGCCCTGCATGAAATTTCAGAAAAGACAGGCATGGAGGTTGTTGTTATCAGACCGCCGCTGGTATACGGGCCCGGCATAAAAGCCAATTTTTTAAGTCTTTTCAAAATTATTGAACGGGGCATTCCTTTACCATTGGCAGGTGTTGAAAACCGTCGCAGTTTAATCTACCTGGAAAATCTGGTTGACGCTGTTTTAAAATGCATTCTTCATCCAAAAGCATCCGGGAAGACTTATTTTGTGAGTGACGGGGTCGATCTTTCAACCCCTGAACTGATCAGGAAGATTGCCGCTGCTATGGGGAAGCCGGCGCGCCTTTTTTACTCACCCTCTTTTTTGCTGAAAGCGGCAGGAATGTTTTCAGGCAAATCCGGGCAGGTTGACCGCCTTACAGGATCACTTACGGTTGACAGTGATAAAATCCAAAGGGCATTAGGGTGGAAAGCAAATTATACTATTGACCAGGGACTATCAGAAACTGCAAAGTGGTATTTAAAAATAAAGGATGCTTAA